A segment of the Thauera sedimentorum genome:
GCCTCAACGAGGTGCACGTCGAGGCCGGCTTCGGTCTCAACGGCTCGCTGCTGCGCGAAGGCTGCGTGGATGAGCTGCTGATGTACTTTGCGCCGATGCTGGTCGGCGAAGCCGCACAGGGACTGTTCCGCCTGCCCGAACTCGCCGCACTCGACCGCGCCCTTCGGCTGAAGCTAGTCGATCTGCGGGCGGTGGGCGAGGACTTCCGCCTGATTGCCCGCCCCGGGCGCTGACCCTCGGCTCAGGCCGTTGGGCGCTCCGTCCCGCAAACCGTGCAGGCCGGGTCGCGCGCCAGGCTGACACTGCGCCACTCCATGGCCAGCCCGTCGAGCAGCAGCAGGCGGCCGTCGAGCGAGGTGCCGCAGCCGATGATCAGTTTCAGCGCCTCGGCCGCCTGGGTCGTGCCGATCATGCCGACGATGGGCGCGAACACGCCCATCACCGCGCAGCGCACTTCCTCGACCTCCAGCCCCTCCGGGAACAGGCAGTTGTAGCAGGGGCCGCCCTCGCGCCGCAGATCGAAAACCGATACCTGACCATCGAAGCGGATCGCAGCGCCGGACACCAGCGGCCGGCGATGGCGCACGCAGGCGCGGTTGACCGCATGCCGGGTGGCGAAGTTGTCACAGCAGTCGAGCACCACGTCGGCCGCCGCCACCTGCTCGTCCAGGGCCTCGCCTTCGAGACGCACGGCCAGGGTCTCGACGCGCACCAGGGGATTGAGCCTATGTACCGTCTGCCGGCCGGACTCGACCTTGCTCATGCCGACGCCCTGCTCGCTGTGCAGGATCTGGCGTTGCAGGTTGGTGAGATCGACGGTGTCGCCATCGGCCAGCACCAGGGTGCCGACACCGGCCGCGGCCAAATACATGGCGGCGGGCGAGCCCAAGCCGCCCGCGCCGACGACCAGGACCCGGGCGCCGAGGATGGCCTCCTGCCCCTCGACATCGATCTCGGGCAGCAGGATGTGGCGGCTGTAACGCAGCAGTTGATCGTCGTTCATGGGAGCAGTGGCTTTGCGCAGCCGGCAGGACGCCCGTCGGGCAGCGTCATGAGCGCTTACTTGTACTCGCGCAGTTCGGGGGGCGTGTCGTCGTGATCGCCGTGCGGGTGGTGATCCCAGGCCTGGATGTAGACCTCGTTCGACTTCTTGATCAGGCGCTCGGGCGATTCGAGGTTGTGGCGCTGCGTTTCCTCGCAGAAATACACCAAGGCGCGCACCAGCTTCATGTAGAGCGTGTTGTCGAGCGCGAAGCCGGCCTCGCGCAGCGCGTTCTCGATGGACTCCATCGAGTACTCCAGCACCGAGTAGCGCACCGTCAGCGCCAGCGGACTGGCCCGGCGTTCGACCTGCAGGCCCTTGAGCACACGCAAGGAGCGATACGCGGCATCGACCTGCCCTGGCGGCAGGGCCTTGAAGCGCAGTTCGCGCTCCTTGTCGATGCCCGCACCGCTGACCGGATGCTCGTGCTGCCGTCCGGCCAGCTTGTAGGCGGTTTCGCGGCGCATCACTCCCCCTCTCCTCGACGCCCGACTTCAGACGCTACTTTTTATTCTGGACGATCTGCAGACCCTTTAGAAGGCTGATCGCCTGACTGAGCTGGTAATCGTCCTTTCCGCCCATCTCGAAGCGCACCTGCGGCTCCTCCTGATCGGCGCCCCCCTGCTCGGCCGGCGGTGCAGCTTCCTCGGGCGAGCGGTCGTTGCCCAGATGGCCCTGCAGGTCGGCTTCACGGATACGGCGCGAGGAGCCATTGACGCTCTCCTCGACCACGATGTCCGGCTCGATGCCCTTGGCCTGGATGGAGCGCCCGCTCGGCGTGTAGTAGCGCGCCGTGGTGAGCTTGATCGCGGTGTTGTTATTCAGCGGCAGGATGGTCTGCACCGAGCCCTTGCCGAAGGTCTGCGTGCCCATGACCACCGCGCGCTTGTGATCCTGCAGCGCGCCGGCGACGATCTCGGACGCGGAGGCCGAGCCGCCATTGACCAGCACCACCATCGGCACGTCGCGGATCTCCGGCGGCAGCGCGCGCAGGAAGTCGTCACGCCGGCCGCGCAGGTAGTCCTCGGGGATCACGCGGTACTCGCGCTTGGCGTCCTCGGCGCGTCCGTCGGTGGACACCACCAGAGTCTCCGACGGCAGGAAGGCGCCGGCCACACCGACCGCGCCATGCAGCAGGCCGCCCGGATCGTTGCGCAGGTCGAGCACCAAGCCCTTCAGCGGGCCTTCGCGGGTGAGCTTGCCGAGATGTTCGACCAGCGAAGCCGCAGTGTTCTCCTGGAACTGCGCGACACGCACGTAGCCGTAACCCGGCTCGACGACGTTGGAGCGCACGCTGCGCACCTTGATGACCTCGCGCGTGAGAGTGACCACGATGGGTGCGGTCTCGCCCTTGCGCATGATGGTCAGGGTGATGCGGGTACTCGGCTTGCCACGCATGCGCTTGACCGCATCGTTGAGCGACATGCCCTTGACCGGGGTATCGTCCAGCTTGACGATGAGGTCGCCCGCCTGCACGCCGGCGCGGAACGCGGGCGTGTCCTCGATCGGCGAGATCACCTTGACGAAGCCGTCTTCCATGCCGACCTCGATACCCAGGCCGCCGAACTCGCCCTGCGTGCCGACCTGGAGGTCCTTGAACGCCTCGACGTCCAGGTAGGCCGAATGCGGATCGAGGTTCGAGAGCATGCCGCTGATCGCATGGGTGATCAGCTTCTTGTCCTCGACCGGCTCGACGTAGCCCTGCTTGATGGCGTTGAACACATCGGCAAAGGCTCGCAGCTCTTCGACCGGCAGGGGCGCCATCGTCGCCTTGTCGGCATTGGCGGAAAAATTCAGACTGATCAGGACGCCGGCGAGCACGCCGGTGAAAATGAGCCCGAGGTTCTGCAACTTGCTACGCATGAAAACTCCATCGGCGGACCACCGCCACTAACCAACCACGCTAATCGAGCCTGACCCACTGCATCGGGTCCACCGGCCTGCCCTCATGGCGGATTTCAAAGTATAAACCGGATTCTTCGCCGCCCCCGCTGCTCCCCACGCTGGCAATCGGGTCGCCACCGGCCACCCCGTCGCCCACCTCGCGCAGCAGGGCGTCATTATTGCCATACACGGTGAGATAACCCTTGCCGTGGTCGATGATGATCAGGTTGCCGAAACCGCGCAGCCAATCCGAATACACCACCTCGCCCGCCGCCACTGCACGCACATCTTCTCCACCCGCCGCCCGGATGAACACACCGCGCCAGCTCGTGCCACCCTCCGCCCTTGGAGCGCCGAAGCGGCCAACCAGTTCTCCGCGCACCGGAAAACGCAGCTTGCCGCGCAGCTTGTCGAAGGCCACCGAAGTCGCGCCCGGAGCAGCCGCCTCGCGCACCCGGCCGACGACCGGCTCGGCCGACTGGCTGGGCGACTTGACCGTGCCGGAGCGCTGGCGCGAGGCGTTGGCCGCGGCCTGTTCGCGTGCACGCTGCTGAGCGCGTGCGGCGCGCGCCAGAGCGTCGATCAGGCGGCCGAGCCGCTGCTCGTCCTGGCGCAGGCTCGCCTCTTCCCTGCGCTGCCCTTTCAGCTGCGCCGCCAGCTCGGCCACTGCGCGCTTGCGTGTCTCCTGCACCGCCTGCAACTCGCCCTGCCGCGCCTGCTGTTCCGCCTCGAGGGCGGCCAGGCGGTCGCGGCGCGCCGCCTCTGCGGTCGCGAGTTCCGCCTTGTGCCGGAGATCCCCGCGCAACACGTCGATCAGCGCCAATCGGGCGCGACCGAGATGCTCCAGGTAATGGGCGTCGCGCGCGAGCTGGTTGGGGTCACGCGAGGACAGGAAGGGCGCAACGCCGTCGGCGCCGCCGTACATGTAATGCCGCCGCAACCATTCGCCCAGTTCTGTCTGACGGGCGTCGATACGCGCCTGGACCTCGGCGCGTTCGCGCTCGAGGCGGGCGATCGCCCGTTCGGCCTCCAGCCGCTCGCCGGCCAGTTGCCGCAGGCGGCGCTTGAGCCTCGACACCTCGCGCTCTGCAGCGACCAGGGCCGCGGTGGCGCCGCCATGCGACTCCTCGGTTGCGGCAATTTCCTTCTGCAGGGCACGGATGCGCTGCTTGACCTCGTCCAGATCCGCACGCCGCTGCTCGGCCTCGCTCGCGGGATTGGCGGCACTCTCGCCGAGCGGCAACAGCCCGATCAGAAGCGTGGCGGCAAGGGCGAGGAATCGATGACTCGATAGTGCTGGCATGGAGCGTTCGGCGGTCGTCCCTGAAGCGCCTAGGCGGCGGACGGCTCACCTGCGGTTGCCGCAGGACCTGGGCTGGCGCCACCGTGCGCCGGCTGGCGGTGGCTGGCGGCGGCCCGGGCAACTTGGCCTTCGCGTGGCAGAACGGTGTTGTGCATGTACGCTCGGGTATCCGGAAAGGGAGGACGACGGGCAGCGCGGGCTGTCGCAGGGCGTCCAACAGTCAAGCAACAATCCGTGGCGCGGTATTTTATACTAGCTCCTTTGCCTTCCCGCGGACCATCGTGAACAAAGACGACATCTTCACGCTCATCGACAGGCACGAGCACATCGAGACCGCCGCCCGGGCACTGAAGGCCATCGCCCATCCCTTGCGACTGAAGATCCTGTGCGTGCTCGGTGACACCGAGGTCTGCGTGCAGGACATCGTCGATGCCGTCGGCACCTCGCAGAGCAACATCTCGCAGCATCTGGCCATCCTGCGCGACAAGGGCGTGCTGCAGACGCGCAAGGACGCCAATCGCGTGTTCTACCGCGTGGGCGACCAGCGCACGCTGCAGCTCATCGTGCTGATGCGCGAAGTGTTCTGCAGCGACAAGCCGGGCAACTGACCATACTCAACGGAGCAACACGAAGTGGAATTCCTGCAACAGAACTGGCACTGGGCCGCGCTGGCGGCATTCAGCGGCACCTGGCTGCTGATCGAGGCGGTGCGTGCCAAGGCCGACAAGTCGCTGCTTTCGCCGATCGAGGCCACCTTGCTGATCAACCGCGAGGACGCGGTGGTGATCGACGTGCGCGAGGACGGTGAATACAACAAGGGGCACATCCCCAACGCACGCCACATCCCGCTGAAGGATCTCGAACGGCGCAAGGGCGAACTCGACAAGCTGCGCGACCGCCCGCTCATCCTGTGCTGCGCCAGCGGCGCCCGTTCGGCCGGTGCCATCGCCGCGCTGAAGAAGTCCGGTTTCGAGAAGCTCTTCAACCTGCGCGGCGGCCTCTACGAATGGGAGAAGGCCGGCCAGCCGGTCGACCGCGGCCGCAACAAAGACAAGGGGAAGAAGAAGTGAGCAATCCGCCCAACATCCGCATGTACGCCACCGGCGTGTGCCCCTACTGCGTCCGCGCCGAGGCGCTGCTCAAGCGCAAGGGCATCGACAGCGTGGAGAAGATCCGCATCGACCTCGACCCCGAGCGCCGCGACGAGATGATGCAGCTCACCGGGCGCCGCACGGTTCCCCAGATCTTCATTGGCGATTACCATGTCGGCGGCTGCGACGACCTTTACGCGCTCGACCGCGAAGGCAAGCTGGACCCGCTGCTCCAAGGCGGCGCCTGACGCCCTGCGGAATCGCAGATCAACCCATCAGAATCCCACCGGACCAGATACATGACCGAAAACGCCCAACCCGTGTTCAGCATCGAGAAGCTGTACGTCAAGGATCTCTCGCTGGAAGTGCCGAACGCGCCGCAGATCTTCCTCGACCGCGAGACCCCGCAGATCAACGTGCAGCTGCGCACCGACGGCAACGGCGTCGATGACGGCATCTTCGACGTGACCCTGACCGTCACCGTCACCGCCACCCTGGGCGAGGACAAGACCGTGTTCCTGGTCGAAGTCCAGCAGGCCGGCATCTTCCAGATCCGCAACATCCCCGAAGGCGAGCTCGAACCGGTGCTGATGATCGGCTGCCCGAACATCCTCTTCCCCTACGCCCGCGAGGCGGTATCGGACGCGGTGACCCGTGCGGGCTTCCAGCCGGTCATGCTCGCCCCGGTCAACTTCGAGGCCCTCTACCAGGCTCAGCAACAGCAGCGCGCCGGGGCCGAGGCGCCGGTGCAGTAAACGCCGATGCGCACGCCTTTCCGTTCCGCGGCCCTGGCCGCCGCCCTCGCCCTGCTTGCCGGCACTGCCCAGGCCATCGACTTCCGCTCGGTGAGCGAACCGGCCATCCTCTTCGACGCCCCGTCGGCCCAGGGCAAGCGCCTCTACATCATCGCGCCCGGCACGCCGGTCGAAGTGGTGGTGGTGCTCGACAAGTGGGTCAAGGTGCGCGACCCCCGCGGCGCGCTGAGCTGGATCGAGGCGCGGCAACTGGTCGACAAGCGCACCGTGCTGGTGAGTGCCGAGCGCACCACCGCGCGGCGCAGCCCGGACGAAGCCGCTCCGGTCGCCTTCGAGGCGGTCAAGGACGTCGTGCTGGAACTGGCCGGCAGCGCCCCCAATGGCTGGGTGAGCGTCCGCCACCGCGACGGCGCCACCGGTTTCCTGCGCGTCACCGACGTGTGGGGGCTGTAGACGGATGCGGATCGCCGTCCTTGGAGCCGGCGCCTGGGGCACCGCCCTGGCCCTGGCTTTCCATGGCCCGCATTCCGTAACGCTGTGGGCCCGCAACACCGTGCATGTAGGCGCGATGCGCAACGAGCGCGAGAATCGCCGCTACCTGCCGGGCGTGCCCCTGCCCGATACGCTGAACCTGACCGACGACCTGGCGGAGGGAGCCCGCGGAGCGGACCTGCATCTGGTCGTCACGCCGCTGTCGGGCCTGCGCGAAGCCGTGCGCCGCTTGCAGCAGATCCAGCCCGGAACACCGCTGGTCTGGGCCTGCAAGGGGCTGGAAGCGGGTAGCGGACGCCTGCCGCACGAGATCGTTGCCGAGGAACTCGGCGAAGACGCACCCTGCGGCGTGCTGACCGGCCCGAGTTTCGCCGCCGAAGTGGCGCGCGGCCAGCCCACCGCGATCACCCTTGCATCGCGCGACGCCGACTTCATCGAACGCTGGCTGCCCATCCTGCACCAGCCCCTGCTGCGCGTATACGCGAACAACGACCTGGTAGGCGCCGAGATCGGCGGCGCCATCAAGAACGTCATGGCCATCGCGGCCGGGGTCTCCGACGGCATGGGCTTCGGCCTGAACGCCCGTGCCGCGCTGATCACCCGCGGCCTGGCGGAGATCGCCCGCCTGGCGGTGGCCCTGGGCGGAAGGCCGGAAACCCTGATGGGCCTGGCCGGCATGGGCGACCTCATCCTCACCTGCACCGGCGACTTGTCACGCAACCGCCGCGTCGGCCTGGCGCTGGCCCAGGGCAAGACGCTGGACGACATCCTGCGCGAGCTCGGACACGTCGCGGAAGGGGTGTCCACCGCACGCGAGGTCGCCGCCCTGGCGGCCCGCCACGGCGTCGAGATGCCACTGTGCGAGGCGGTGGACGCGCTGTTGCATCAGGGTCTGTCCGCCGAGCAGGCGGTAGACCAGCTCCTCGCCCGCGACCCCAAACACGAGTAAGCCCGTGTAGGAGCGGCCTTGGCCGCGATTCGGTCGATGACGGAATGGTGCTGCAATCGCGGCCAAGGCCGCTCCTACAGGCGTGAAGGCGGTCTATCCACCGATATTGTCCCGCTCAGAATGTGCGAAGCAATCGTAGCGAGCACCGCGCAACGCCGCCATCGGCCCGCGCAGTAGATTCATTCGCACACTCTCAGTCCGGCACGGCCGCACCGGCGAAATCGTGCTGCCGCCATGCCTCGAACGCCGCCACCGCCACGGCATTCGAGAGGTTGACGCTGCGATTGGCCGGACGCATCGGGATGCGCAGGCGCTGGGCCGGCGGCAGCGCGCCGAGGATCTCGTCCGGCAGGCCGCTGGTCTCGCGGCCGAACAGCAGCACGTCCCCGGACTGGTATCGCACCTCGTCGTAGCGCCGGCGCCCGCGCGTGCTGAAGGCAAAGATCCGCCGGCCCGCCAGTGCCGCCAGGCAGGCGCTCCAGTCTTCATGGATGCTCACATGGGCCAGGTCGTGATAGTCCAGCCCCGCGCGCGCGAGCGTCCTGTCGCTGATCTCGAAGCCGAGCGGCTTCACCAGATGCAGCCGGGCGCCGCAGTTGGCCGACAATCGAATCACGTTGCCTGTGTTCGGCGGAATTTCGGGCTGAAAAAGGACGATGTCGAACATGAGCAATCCGGACTCAAGGCAAAGGGGCTGCCCGCCCCCAGCTTACGGAGTCCGGGCAAGCACCAGGTTTTCCACCCGCGCGGCGCCCTGGCGCTTCAGGGTGCGGGCGAGTTCGTTGAGGCTGGCGCCGGTGGTCATCACATCGTCCACCACCAGGACGTGCAGCCCCGCCAGCGGCCGCTCGCAGCGGAAGGCGCCACGCAGGTTGGCGATGCGCGCCGCGCGGGCCAGACCTGCCTGTGCCGGGACATCGCGTTCGCGCCGAACCGCGGCCAGTTCCAGCGGCAGGCCCCAGGCCCTGGCGAGCGGGCGCGCAATTTCCACCGCCTGGTTGAAGCCTCGCCGCCGCAGGCGCTGCACATGCAGGGGCATGGGCAAGAGCAGATCCACGCCCCCTGACGCCGGCATTCGCTGCAGGCCGTCCGCAAAGAAGCGCGCCAGCGCGAGGCGGTGATGATACTTCAGCGCCTGCACCATGCGGTCGACCGGGAAGGCATAGCTGAACAGCGCCCGCGTGGCGTCGAAGGCCGGCGGCGCATTCAGGCAGTGGCCGCACACTGCGCCCCCCGGAGTGGGCAGCGCGCACACCGGGCAGGCCAGCTCGGGCTGGCGGGGCAGCTCCGCCAGGCAGGCCGGACACACCGCGTCGCCGCCGGAAGCGCCGCCACAGACGAAGCAATCCTGCGGCGCGAGCAGGTCGGCGACGACACGGAACACGCGCTGAAAGGAAGTCGGGTTTGACAAGCTTTCCGCCAATGTCGGAACATCCATAATTACGCATTACAGCCCGGAAACCGTTTCATGACAATGACTTCGATCGCAGGCGTCGCAGAACGCCCCGCAGCCCCCATCTCCCCCAACGGTACCGACCGCCACCTGTGGCAGGTCTCTGAAGTGCAGGCCCTGTTCGAGATGCCCTTCATGGACCTGGTGTTTCGCGCCCAGCAGGTCCACCGCGCGCATTTCGACGCCAACGCCATCCAGCGTTCCACCCTGCTCTCCATCAAGACCGGCGGCTGCTCGGAAGACTGCGGCTACTGCTCGCAGTCGGCACGCTACGACACCGGCCTCGAGCGCGAGCGCCTGCTGCCGCTCGACGAGGTGCTGGACAATGCCCGTGCCGCCAAGGCCAAGGGCGCCTCGCGCTTCTGCATGGGCGCGGCCTGGCGCGGCCCCAAGGACAATGACCTCGAACCGGTGCTGGAGATGGTGCGCGAGGTCAAGAAGCTCGGCCTGCAGACCTGCGTGACCCTGGGCATGCTCAAGGAGGGTCAGGCCGAGAAGCTCGCCGACGCCGGCCTCGACTACTACAACCACAACCTCGACACCGCGCCCGAGTTCTATGGCCAGGTGATCACCACCCACAGCCAGCAGGACCGCCTGGACACCCTGGGCGAGGTGCGCAAGGCGGGCATCAACGTGTGCAGCGGCGGCATCGTCGGCATGGGCGAATCGCGCCGTGCGCGCGCCGCGCTGATCGCCCAGCTCGCCAACCTGCCCACCCCGCCCGAATCGGTGCCGATCAACAACCTGGTGCCGATTCCGGGCACGCCGATGGCCGAAGCCGAGCCCATCGACCCCTTCGAGTTCGTGCGCACCATCGCCGCGGCGCGCATCACCATGCCCACCAGCTACGTGCGCCTGTCGGCCGGACGCCAGCAGATGAGCGACGAGATGCAGGCGCTGTGCTTCCTCGCCGGCGCCAACTCGATGTTCTACGGCGACCGCCTGCTGACCACCGACAACCCGGGCGCCGACCGCGACGAACAGCTCTTCGAACGGCTCGGACTCAAGTCCATCTGACCCGCGCCGTGCCGGCCCCGCAGGATTTCGCGCTAGACCGCGCGCTGGTGCGCCGCCGCTTCGCCGCGGCCGCCGCTCGCTATGACGGGGCGGACGTGCTCGCGCGCGAACTCGCCCGGCGCATGGACGAGCGGCTGGAATACATCCGCATCGAGCCCAGCCGCATCCTCGACCTGGGCTGCGGACCGGGTGCCGACCTGGCCTTGCTCGCCGCACGCTATCCGCAGGCCGGGCTGCTCGGGGTCGACTTCGCGCAACCGATGCTGGCCGAAGCATCCGGCCGCGAGCGCGCTGCGCGCGGCCTGCTGGGGCGCCTGCTCGGCCGCCGGAATGCCACGCCGCTGCTGTGCGCCGACGCCGCCGCACTGCCGCTGGCGCGCACCAGCGTGTCCATGGTGTGGTCCAACCTGATGCTGAACTGGCTGCACGACCCGCTGCCCGCGCTGCGCGAGATGCACCGCGTGCTGGAAGTCGGCGGCATGTTGATGTTCTCCACCCTGGGGCCGGACACCCTGAGGGAGTTGCGCGATGTCCTGCCCGCAGATGCCGGCGAGCGGGTGCACCGCTTCATCGACATGCATGACATCGGCGACGCGCTGGTGCAGGCGGGTTTCGCCGATCCGGTGATGGACATGGAGATGCTCACCCTGACCTACGCCGACTTCGACAGCCTGCTGGCCGACCTGCGCCTGCCGGGCTGCGGCAACGCAGCCAGCAGCCGTCCGCGCGGCCTGAGCGGGCGAGGCGGATGGGAGGCCGCCCGCTCGCGGTACGAAACCCTGCGACGCGACGGCCGCCTGCCGGCCACCTTCGAGCTCATTCAGGGGCATGCCTGGAAGGCCGCGCCCAAGACCACCGAGGACGGACGCGCGATCGTCCGCTTCCAGCCCCGCCCACTCTGAGCAAGCGCCGCGCATGACCCAAGCCCCCGTCTGGCTGTTCGACCTGGACAACACGCTGCACAACGCCAGCCCGCACATCTTCCCGCACATCAACCGCAGCATGACCGCCTACCTGGAGCGCCATCTGGGGCTGAGCACCGACGAGGCCAACGCCCTGCGGGTCGGGTACTGGCGGCGCTACGGCGCAACGCTCACCGGCCTGATGCGCCACCACGGCACCGATCCGCATCACTTCCTCGACGAGACCCACCGCTTCGACCGCCTGCACGAACTGATGGTCTTCGACCGCGCCCTCGGCGGCCTGCTGCGCACGCTGCCCGGGCCGAAGATCGTGTTCTCCAACGGTCCGCAGCGCTATGCCGAGACGGTCCTCGAGCTGATGGGCGTACGGAGGCTTTTCGCCGACGTGTTCGGCATCGAGCGCATGAAGCTGCACCCCAAGCCGGCGATCCGCGCCTACCGCGAGGTCCTGCGCGCGCACCGGCTCAATCCGCGCCGCTGCATCCTGGTCGAGGATTCGCCCGACAACCTGCGCACCGCGCGCCGCCTCGGCATACGCACCGTGTGGGTCAGCCGCAGCCTGCGCAGCCCCGCCTACGTGGATCTGAAGATCGCCTCGGTGCTCGATCTGCGCCGCGGCATGAGTGGCCTACTTCGCTGACAGCGCCAGGCGCATGCAGCACGCCCCGTCGCCGTAGGCGGCAGGCAATGCCACCGGATCGGCGACGAAGCCCATCCGCTGCCAGAAGCCGCGCGCGTCGGCCAGCGACACCAGAACGATCTCCGCCAGGCCCTCGCGCATGGCCCAGGCCCGCACCTTGCGGAACAGTCCCTGCGCCAACCCGCTGCCGCGCGCCTGCGGGCAGATCGCCATGTCATGCAGGAAGACGACGTCGCGCTCACCCACGCCAGAGGTGGCGAGCGGCGCATGCAGGTCCGGCGGTCGAGGTTCCGCCCAGCGATGCGCGATGACGTAACCGGCGGCCTGGCCGCCGCGCTCGGCGAACCAGCAGCCGCCCGGCGCCAGCGCCAGGCGCGAGGCGAAGACCTCGACGCCCTCGTGATAGGCCGGCGGATAGGCCCGAGCCTGCAGGCGCAGCACCGCGGGCAGATCGGAAGCCTGCAAGGGGCGCAGGACACAGCCCGGCACGGTGCCGGGCGTACGCAGGAAAGCTGCGCTCACGCGCCGCGCTTCAGGCTGCGGGCAGCGTCCAGCGCGAAGTAGGTCAGGATGCCGTCGGCCCCGGCGCGCTTGAAGGCGAGCAGGCTCTCCAGCATGCAGGCCTCGCCGTCCAGCCAGCCGTTGGCCGCGGCGGCCTTGAGCATCGCGTACTCGCCGCTGACCTGGTAGACGTAGGTCGGCACCTGGAGCTCGGCCTTCACCCGCCGCACGATGTCCAGGTAGGGCATGCCAGGCTTGACCATGAACATGTCCGCGCCCTCGGCGATGTCCAGCGCGACCTCGCGGATCGCCTCGTCCGAGTTGGCCGGGTCCATCTGGTAGGTGTACTTGTTGCCCTTGCCAAGGTTGCCGGCCGAACCCACCGCGTCGCGGAAAGGGCCGTAGAAGCTGGACGCGTACTTGGCCGAGTAGGCCAGGATGCGGGTGTGGATGTGGCCGCCGGCGTCCAGTTCGGCGCGGATGCGGCCAACACGCCCATCCATCATGTCGGACGGCGCAACCACATCGGCCCCGGCCTCGGCATGGCTGCGCGCCTGGCGGGCCAGCGCCTCCAGCGTCTCGTCGTTCATCACGTAGCCGCGCGGATCTTCGGGATCGATCAGGCCATCCTGACCGTGGCTGGTGTAGGGGTCGAGCGCCACGTCGGTGATCACCCCCAGTTCCGGGAAACGGTCCTTGAGTGCGCGCACCGTCCGCGGCACCAGCCCTTCCGGATTCCAGGCCTCTTCGGCCCCTGCGCTCTTGAGGCTCGTCTCGATGACCGGGAAGAGCGCCAGCGCGGGCACGCCGAGCTCCATCGCCTGCTCGGCCACACGCAGCAGGCGGTCGATGGTGACCCGCTCCACGCCGGGCATCGAGGCCACCTGCTCGCTGCGATCCGCACCAT
Coding sequences within it:
- a CDS encoding HesA/MoeB/ThiF family protein is translated as MNDDQLLRYSRHILLPEIDVEGQEAILGARVLVVGAGGLGSPAAMYLAAAGVGTLVLADGDTVDLTNLQRQILHSEQGVGMSKVESGRQTVHRLNPLVRVETLAVRLEGEALDEQVAAADVVLDCCDNFATRHAVNRACVRHRRPLVSGAAIRFDGQVSVFDLRREGGPCYNCLFPEGLEVEEVRCAVMGVFAPIVGMIGTTQAAEALKLIIGCGTSLDGRLLLLDGLAMEWRSVSLARDPACTVCGTERPTA
- a CDS encoding S41 family peptidase; this translates as MRSKLQNLGLIFTGVLAGVLISLNFSANADKATMAPLPVEELRAFADVFNAIKQGYVEPVEDKKLITHAISGMLSNLDPHSAYLDVEAFKDLQVGTQGEFGGLGIEVGMEDGFVKVISPIEDTPAFRAGVQAGDLIVKLDDTPVKGMSLNDAVKRMRGKPSTRITLTIMRKGETAPIVVTLTREVIKVRSVRSNVVEPGYGYVRVAQFQENTAASLVEHLGKLTREGPLKGLVLDLRNDPGGLLHGAVGVAGAFLPSETLVVSTDGRAEDAKREYRVIPEDYLRGRRDDFLRALPPEIRDVPMVVLVNGGSASASEIVAGALQDHKRAVVMGTQTFGKGSVQTILPLNNNTAIKLTTARYYTPSGRSIQAKGIEPDIVVEESVNGSSRRIREADLQGHLGNDRSPEEAAPPAEQGGADQEEPQVRFEMGGKDDYQLSQAISLLKGLQIVQNKK
- a CDS encoding murein hydrolase activator EnvC family protein yields the protein MPALSSHRFLALAATLLIGLLPLGESAANPASEAEQRRADLDEVKQRIRALQKEIAATEESHGGATAALVAAEREVSRLKRRLRQLAGERLEAERAIARLERERAEVQARIDARQTELGEWLRRHYMYGGADGVAPFLSSRDPNQLARDAHYLEHLGRARLALIDVLRGDLRHKAELATAEAARRDRLAALEAEQQARQGELQAVQETRKRAVAELAAQLKGQRREEASLRQDEQRLGRLIDALARAARAQQRAREQAAANASRQRSGTVKSPSQSAEPVVGRVREAAAPGATSVAFDKLRGKLRFPVRGELVGRFGAPRAEGGTSWRGVFIRAAGGEDVRAVAAGEVVYSDWLRGFGNLIIIDHGKGYLTVYGNNDALLREVGDGVAGGDPIASVGSSGGGEESGLYFEIRHEGRPVDPMQWVRLD
- a CDS encoding ArsR/SmtB family transcription factor → MNKDDIFTLIDRHEHIETAARALKAIAHPLRLKILCVLGDTEVCVQDIVDAVGTSQSNISQHLAILRDKGVLQTRKDANRVFYRVGDQRTLQLIVLMREVFCSDKPGN
- a CDS encoding rhodanese-like domain-containing protein gives rise to the protein MEFLQQNWHWAALAAFSGTWLLIEAVRAKADKSLLSPIEATLLINREDAVVIDVREDGEYNKGHIPNARHIPLKDLERRKGELDKLRDRPLILCCASGARSAGAIAALKKSGFEKLFNLRGGLYEWEKAGQPVDRGRNKDKGKKK
- the grxC gene encoding glutaredoxin 3, which translates into the protein MYATGVCPYCVRAEALLKRKGIDSVEKIRIDLDPERRDEMMQLTGRRTVPQIFIGDYHVGGCDDLYALDREGKLDPLLQGGA
- the secB gene encoding protein-export chaperone SecB, with the translated sequence MTENAQPVFSIEKLYVKDLSLEVPNAPQIFLDRETPQINVQLRTDGNGVDDGIFDVTLTVTVTATLGEDKTVFLVEVQQAGIFQIRNIPEGELEPVLMIGCPNILFPYAREAVSDAVTRAGFQPVMLAPVNFEALYQAQQQQRAGAEAPVQ
- a CDS encoding SH3 domain-containing protein, with product MRTPFRSAALAAALALLAGTAQAIDFRSVSEPAILFDAPSAQGKRLYIIAPGTPVEVVVVLDKWVKVRDPRGALSWIEARQLVDKRTVLVSAERTTARRSPDEAAPVAFEAVKDVVLELAGSAPNGWVSVRHRDGATGFLRVTDVWGL
- a CDS encoding NAD(P)H-dependent glycerol-3-phosphate dehydrogenase; this encodes MRIAVLGAGAWGTALALAFHGPHSVTLWARNTVHVGAMRNERENRRYLPGVPLPDTLNLTDDLAEGARGADLHLVVTPLSGLREAVRRLQQIQPGTPLVWACKGLEAGSGRLPHEIVAEELGEDAPCGVLTGPSFAAEVARGQPTAITLASRDADFIERWLPILHQPLLRVYANNDLVGAEIGGAIKNVMAIAAGVSDGMGFGLNARAALITRGLAEIARLAVALGGRPETLMGLAGMGDLILTCTGDLSRNRRVGLALAQGKTLDDILRELGHVAEGVSTAREVAALAARHGVEMPLCEAVDALLHQGLSAEQAVDQLLARDPKHE
- a CDS encoding tRNA (cytidine(34)-2'-O)-methyltransferase — protein: MFDIVLFQPEIPPNTGNVIRLSANCGARLHLVKPLGFEISDRTLARAGLDYHDLAHVSIHEDWSACLAALAGRRIFAFSTRGRRRYDEVRYQSGDVLLFGRETSGLPDEILGALPPAQRLRIPMRPANRSVNLSNAVAVAAFEAWRQHDFAGAAVPD